A single window of Colletes latitarsis isolate SP2378_abdomen chromosome 6, iyColLati1, whole genome shotgun sequence DNA harbors:
- the LOC143342292 gene encoding tubulin delta chain, with protein sequence MLTVQFGQCGNQLGHTLFSKLSADIECVNTGVSYNTNYQYSEDTFNKWFNGISKQGKRLARAILVDTEQKVINKMCNDTTIPWTYWNKNIICQADGGCANNWAYGYLIKGYKLSDMILNAIRQEIEKIDHFDGFLLLLSSAGGTGSGIGSNIAQLLREEYETKSIVATTILPFSFGEVCTQNYNTLFTLAKLYNQCDMNIIFENEQIHNICKNLLQKSATNLQDINEVISEKLLAVFQPINHARHSINSIVSQIASHPSYKLATIKSTPHISTTSSEYEPICNWNSYVHHLKQTLRMPNLNSQLTDLELKMPSSSRGSTTHHVYTCSISNILVTRGPTTNKDFILPDEFRKKHLYANWNTTDWFSHLHQKRKLLNHDKFLALITNNSQICHPMNILLNKTWKSYIHAAFLHQYKQFGLEEDDFLQAFAVVENIVKEYKELVPHAKS encoded by the coding sequence atgttgACAGTACAATTTGGGCAATGTGGAAATCAACTAGGGCAtacattattttcaaaattatcagCTGACATAGAATGTGTGAATACAGGTGTATCTTATAATACTAATTATCAATATTCAGAAGATACATTTAATAAATGGTTTAATGGTATTTCTAAACAAGGTAAACGTTTAGCAAGAGCAATTCTTGTAGATACAGAACAGAAGGTAATAAATAAAATGTGTAATGACACAACTATTCCATGGACGTAttggaataaaaatataatttgtcaAGCTGATGGGGGTTGTGCGAATAACTGGGCATACGGTTATTTGATAAAAGGATACAAATTGAGTGATATGATACTAAATGCAATAAGACAAGAAATAGAAAAAATTGATCATTTTGATGGATTCCTCTTACTTTTAAGTTCAGCGGGTGGAACTGGGTCTGGTATTGGGAGCAACATTGCACAACTATTGCGAGAAGAATATGAAACAAAGTCAATTGTTGCAACAACAATATTACCATTTTCATTCGGTGAAGTGTGCACCCAGAACTATAATAcattatttactttagcaaaactATACAACCAATGTGACATGAATATTATATTTGAAAATGAACAGATTCATAATATATGTAAAAATCTATTACAAAAGTCAGCTACAAATTTACAAGATATAAATGAAGTTATTTCAGAAAAATTATTAGCTGTTTTTCAGCCAATAAATCATGCAAGGCATAGCATAAATTCAATAGTGTCTCAAATAGCATCGCATCCTTCTTATAAATTAGCAACAATTAAAAGTACTCCGCATATAAGTACAACATCTTCTGAATATGAACCTATATGTAATTGGAATTCATATGTACATCATTTAAAACAAACACTTCGAATGCCCAATTTAAATTCACAGCTGACTGATCTTGAACTAAAAATGCCATCCAGTTCAAGAGGAAGTACCACACATCATGTTTACACCTGTTCAATATCAAATATTCTAGTAACACGTGGTCCTACAACAAACAAAGACTTTATATTACCCGATGAATTTAGAAAGAAACATTTATATGCAAACTGGAATACAACTGATTGGTTTTCCCACTTGCATCAAAAACGAAAACTGTTAAATCACGATAAATTTCTTGCTTTGATTACAAATAATTCTCAAATTTGTCATCCTATGAACATACTCTTAAATAAAACTTGGAAATCTTACATTCATGCTGCATTTTTGCATCAATATAAACAATTTGGCTTAGAAGAGGATGATTTTTTGCAAGCATTTGCAGTAGTCGAAAATATCGTAAAAGAGTACAAGGAATTAGTTCCACATGCAAAatcataa